The Chlamydiota bacterium sequence ATTTTTCATAAAAGAAACTCCTTTCATTGAGTAAGAGAAGGATAGCTGCCAACCGAGGGAGCTGCCAACAGACGAAATGTGTTGTTGAGGGATTGGGAGGGGAGGAGATATTAGGGAGGGAAAAGGAATTTGGGAAAAAGGGGAAGGATTAACTGAGGAAAGACTTCTGAAAATGGAGTTGGAATTGAGAAACAGGGGAGGGATGATTTGGGAAGGCGTGCATGAGATGATCTAGTGTTACAGCAAAAGTCTTGGAATGATGGGAATTGGGAATGGGACAAAGGCGCAAAAGCGAGGAACGCAAATGCGCAATACTCTTCAAGAAGCGTCTCCAGATGCGATAAGGAAAAGAGGAAGAAAAGGAAAGTTTAAGGCAATCGAAGGCAGCTTTTTTAGAGAGGCCCTGGAGGACTCCCCTCAGGAAGCGCCACAAAGAAGGGGCTCTCAGGGTGGAGAATTTAAGGAGATAGGAGAAGAGGATAGAAAAGGTTTTACCGCAACCTCCCATAAGATTTCGATTGGAGCAAAAGTAACGACGGCCGCGGATGATGCGATCTGAAGAAGCTTCAGCAAACCCTCGCAAGAAACCGTGTTGAATGAGGAAACCGATTTTATGACAACCTGGGCACGGCACATATTTTAAATGAACTCTAAACTCGGGCGGAATCTTTCCAAGCCTTAAAATATTTTGGGCGCATGGTGGTGAATAAGAATAAGTGTCCTTTGCCAAATTGAGGCGGCTTCTCTTATCCTATCATGCGCTTTTTTATGATCTGAATTTGGGAAGATTTCAATAAATTTTACGATCAGAGTGTGGGAAAGCACAGCTATTCGGAAAATTGATATAGACCTCTTCCTGAAAAGACTTTTCAAATAGACTAACACATTGCGGTAGAGGATCAAATCCATCTTTTCGAATCTTTCTCGATCCAGGCCTCTCCTCTCAAAAAAACAGCTCAGGGGCAAAAAGAATTTCATCGAAGGCCTGATGAACTGTACGGCCCACCGAAATCTTTCTCCCCAGAAGAAGCACCTTTTGTATCCCATAAGAGGGAAAATACTTTTGCAGGACCTTGATTTTATTTTCCAGATCGCGGATCATTTTTTGACCGGAAAGGCTTTGCACATACTTGATTTCACAGAGGGTTAAAACCTTGTCCTGCCGTTGGAAGAGGAGGTCGATCTGGGCCGACTCTCCGTTCCTTTTGGAGGATCGAAACCACGACCCTGACTTGAAACCGATTCCGGAAAAACGCAAGGCTGTGGCAATTTCAAACGAGTGGCGGCGACATAAACGTTCAAAGGCGTATCCCTGCCACTGCGCCATTCTCTTGGGGTCCATCCGAGGGAAAAGAAACTGTCCCTTCTGGATCGCCAGTCTGTTCTGAGCAATAAAGGAAAAATAAAAGTTCAAGTATTCATCCAACAGCCGGTAGCGGATCACCTTGCTCCGGGCCGGCAAGTCCAGAGGCTGGTCTCTTTGAATAAAACCGGCGAGCGACAGGTCCTCCAGAACTTGTGAAAAGGTGCCGCCGGGCGAGACACCGCAACACCTGGCCAACTCCTCCGTGGAAAGGATCTGGTTGACGAGGGAGACAATCACTTTTTCGTAGTGCGGACTCTTTGCAAAATGACTTAAGAAAAGTCTCTGAAATTCCTGGAAGAAATAACCGCTTTGGGAAAAAGCATATTCGTTTAAATTTTGAAGATACGACAATCGGGGATTGATTTCCAAAAGGTACTTGGGGATCCCGCCGAAGGTCATGGCGAAGTCCAGGACCTCCGCTTCCGATCTTTGCGGCAGGAAGGCCCGTATTTCTTTGAGCTTTAAAGGCTGCAGGTTTATTTCCGTATCCACGCGGCCGTAGAGGGCCTTCGATTTGATAATTTTTTTGACAATGAAGGAGGAAATGGAACCGCAAAGAATAAAACGGCAGCCCGTGCACTTTGAAAAAGAGTTGTCCCAAAAATACTTAAATAAAGAGACCGTCTGAGGTTTCATCTGGACAAGCCATTGGAACTCATCCAAAAAGACGACCACCTTTTTCCTTTTCAGTTTTTCAAAAAGGAGGGCAAACGCCCCTCGCCAATCCTCCACCCGTTGTCGCCTTAAATTCAGGTCCCCGGAATACTCGCTCAACTGTTCGATGAATTGTTTGATCTGGATTTTAACCGAGACGGCCTCCAGCCCTTCAAATTTCCAGAGAACCTCTTTTTGATATGCCTCTTCAATGAGGGCGGTCTTTCCCACGCGGCGCCGCCCATAAACCACAATCAACTGGGCGTAGGGCCGAAAGTTCGGCTCCCGCAAGAGACGGATCTCGTCTTCTCTACCATAAAAAGTCATATTTTTAGGCCGTTATGAGCCATAAAGAACATAAAAACAAGCGCATAAGTGACTCCTTAGGTAATCATAGGCTAAATTTAATTAAAATCAAGCTTATTATTGCCATCGTTGCCTTCCCTTTATTCTTCGTCGGGGCTCTTGCTTAAACAGGGTGATTTTTTAAGCACTTTTAAATCAAATGGCCTCATAACATATTCTGGTAATAGGTATCAATAGTACCTAAAACTAAAACGATATTACTTCAGACCGCCCCTTTGTCACCTTCGAAGATCTTTTTGTTATAAGCTAAAAACAGGCATCATCAATAAAAATTTCTTCATTGGTTCTCCTTCTGATATATCTTCCGCGTGACGGGTTTCTATCGCTGTTTTCGAAACCTTAGATTTAATTGATTAACTTTTCAGCGTAGGATAGAAAAAAGTCTTTCAACTCATTTTGAGTCACAGGCTTGATCATCCGAGGCAAAAATTCAATCTGTTTGACTCTAAAAAAAGCCCTGGCCAACCAATATTCATCAAATCCAACATGCTTTTTCTTAGCCAATGGAATCAAATTTTCCAACGGCATTTTCTCTTTATGAATGAAATAGACATCCACAAAATCTTTCGGTTCAAAACGGTCGAACAATGCTGAGAGTTTGTTGCAAGAAATATCTGTCAAATTATCAATATAAAGACCATATTCCTCAACAAACACTTTGGGCTCCAGGCGATAAGGAGAATCATGGGCGAATTGAACCTTGATTCGCTCGTCTTGAAAAATGACATAACACTCACCAAAACTTTCGAATACGCGAGTGACCTCAACCGAAAAGGAATGAGACTGCGCCAAAGACTGGACCTCAGAGATTGCCTGCCGAACGACATTGGGCTCGCCTGTGAAAAAATCAAGGTCTTCAGAAAGCCGATGTTGGAGATAAAAGTGGGCCAATGTTGTCCCGCCTGTAAGATAGAAATTATACTTGAAAAAAGGAACTTTTGACAGGAGCCGAAGCAGATGTTTTTGATTGTCTGTCAAGATATCCATATTTCTTTTCCGATTCAGGAAGACTAAAATACCACTTCCAAAATTGATAAATAGGCTGTGGCAAAGTTAATTTTTGAAAATATTTTCGGATGGTCGTAAGTCCCATCTCTCTTATTTCAGCCATTGAGCCAGACCTCAAAACCCTGGAGAGGTACCAGATCATAGTCATCTCTCGCTCTGGATCCAAGGCGCTTGCATCATAATCCCAAATACGATCCACATTTATTTTCATGCTAAGCATTATAGCATGATCCAAACCCAGCTGTT is a genomic window containing:
- a CDS encoding AAA family ATPase, which produces MTFYGREDEIRLLREPNFRPYAQLIVVYGRRRVGKTALIEEAYQKEVLWKFEGLEAVSVKIQIKQFIEQLSEYSGDLNLRRQRVEDWRGAFALLFEKLKRKKVVVFLDEFQWLVQMKPQTVSLFKYFWDNSFSKCTGCRFILCGSISSFIVKKIIKSKALYGRVDTEINLQPLKLKEIRAFLPQRSEAEVLDFAMTFGGIPKYLLEINPRLSYLQNLNEYAFSQSGYFFQEFQRLFLSHFAKSPHYEKVIVSLVNQILSTEELARCCGVSPGGTFSQVLEDLSLAGFIQRDQPLDLPARSKVIRYRLLDEYLNFYFSFIAQNRLAIQKGQFLFPRMDPKRMAQWQGYAFERLCRRHSFEIATALRFSGIGFKSGSWFRSSKRNGESAQIDLLFQRQDKVLTLCEIKYVQSLSGQKMIRDLENKIKVLQKYFPSYGIQKVLLLGRKISVGRTVHQAFDEILFAPELFF
- a CDS encoding nucleotidyl transferase AbiEii/AbiGii toxin family protein; its protein translation is MDILTDNQKHLLRLLSKVPFFKYNFYLTGGTTLAHFYLQHRLSEDLDFFTGEPNVVRQAISEVQSLAQSHSFSVEVTRVFESFGECYVIFQDERIKVQFAHDSPYRLEPKVFVEEYGLYIDNLTDISCNKLSALFDRFEPKDFVDVYFIHKEKMPLENLIPLAKKKHVGFDEYWLARAFFRVKQIEFLPRMIKPVTQNELKDFFLSYAEKLIN